A genomic region of Prosthecobacter sp. contains the following coding sequences:
- a CDS encoding alpha/beta hydrolase-fold protein has protein sequence MRSILALLLLTRIALAAEPEFPLTADSQPQPNVPKGTMLKDNHTAKEGSVFPGTQREYQIYLPAGFDKTQPASFMVFQDGVIYQAPVVFDNLIAKKDIPPLVGIFIKPGVVPAANDNALPRFNRSYEYDSITPTYSQFLIDEFLPAIESKHGLKLSTDPNHAAISGNSSGGICAFMAAWHRPDRFRRVFTGVGTYVGIHGADQLPVLVRKFEPKPLRVFLQSGTGDNNLYCGDWWMANQMMERSLTWAGYDVNHAWGEGGHNAKHASQIFPDVMRWLWRDWQTDIEVKANPKGESKWKGYEVVDAGGRWADSLIVNAQYLKVSADGVVDRSTDRHARSKDSEGRYLGAKPLPNGHTALSPDQSIVYLNLRGTNTVFSAQVQPSGASKHLQMFYRLEMTSMGQCSEGGMCVDTEGRLYVATSLGIQVCDQAGRVNFIIPTPEKPHDVCFGGKDMSELYIACGWKNYKRPTKAKGVVSGQQPPIKPAPPKL, from the coding sequence ATGCGCTCCATCCTCGCTCTTTTGCTCCTCACTCGCATCGCTCTCGCCGCCGAGCCCGAGTTCCCGCTCACCGCCGATTCCCAGCCGCAGCCGAACGTGCCGAAGGGCACCATGCTGAAGGACAACCACACTGCGAAGGAAGGCAGCGTCTTCCCCGGCACGCAGCGCGAATACCAGATCTACCTGCCCGCCGGTTTCGACAAAACGCAACCCGCATCCTTCATGGTCTTCCAGGACGGTGTCATCTATCAGGCGCCTGTCGTCTTCGACAATCTCATCGCCAAAAAGGACATCCCGCCGCTCGTCGGCATCTTCATCAAGCCAGGCGTCGTTCCCGCCGCGAATGACAACGCCCTGCCGCGCTTCAACCGTAGCTACGAGTACGACAGCATCACGCCCACCTACTCGCAGTTCCTCATCGACGAGTTCCTGCCCGCCATCGAGTCCAAGCACGGCCTCAAACTCAGCACCGATCCGAATCACGCCGCCATCTCCGGCAACAGCAGCGGCGGCATCTGCGCCTTCATGGCCGCGTGGCATCGCCCCGACCGTTTCCGTCGCGTGTTCACCGGTGTCGGCACCTACGTCGGCATACATGGCGCCGATCAACTGCCCGTCCTCGTCCGCAAATTTGAACCCAAGCCCCTCCGCGTCTTCCTGCAAAGCGGCACCGGCGACAACAACCTCTACTGCGGCGACTGGTGGATGGCCAACCAGATGATGGAACGCAGCCTCACCTGGGCCGGCTACGACGTGAACCACGCCTGGGGCGAAGGCGGCCACAACGCCAAACACGCCTCCCAAATCTTCCCCGACGTGATGCGCTGGCTCTGGCGCGACTGGCAGACGGACATAGAGGTGAAAGCGAATCCGAAGGGCGAGTCGAAGTGGAAGGGGTATGAGGTGGTGGATGCAGGGGGCAGGTGGGCAGACTCTTTGATTGTGAATGCACAGTACCTCAAAGTATCCGCTGACGGTGTCGTTGATCGAAGCACAGATCGACATGCCCGCTCCAAAGACTCTGAAGGTCGCTACTTGGGTGCCAAGCCCCTGCCTAACGGGCACACTGCTCTTTCGCCTGACCAATCGATTGTGTACTTAAATTTGCGAGGAACCAACACAGTCTTTTCTGCCCAGGTGCAGCCGAGCGGTGCATCAAAGCATCTTCAGATGTTCTACAGACTCGAAATGACTTCGATGGGACAATGTAGTGAAGGAGGAATGTGTGTGGACACCGAAGGTCGTCTTTATGTTGCCACCAGTCTTGGCATTCAAGTTTGTGATCAGGCAGGTCGTGTGAACTTCATCATCCCGACCCCAGAAAAGCCACATGATGTATGTTTCGGCGGCAAGGACATGAGTGAACTGTACATCGCCTGCGGCTGGAAAAACTACAAACGCCCGACGAAAGCCAAAGGCGTCGTCAGCGGCCAGCAGCCACCGATCAAGCCCGCGCCGCCGAAGCTGTAG
- a CDS encoding arylsulfatase produces MNRLLALLCLTFVAVAASAADKPNIIFILCDDLGTGDVKCLNPEGKIATPHMDRLAKEGMIFTDAHSGSSVCTPTRYGVMTGRYAWRSKLQSGVLGGLSPRLIEQGRLTVASMLKGLGYSTHCVGKWHLGMDWVRKGDVTELGIESEGQVNNVDYTQPITNGPTSVGFDTYFGISASLDMVPYCFIENDRVPATPTETMKLAMNGSGGKMSFTREGPGSPGFRGEDVLPSFTKRALKIIDEKSAGAKKGAPFFIYMPLNSPHTPILPSEKWQGKSGLSLYADFVMETDDAIGQIMRATEEAGIAKDTLIIVTSDNGCSPQANFPELIAKGHNPSGVMRGHKADIFDGGHRVPFIARWPAKVKGGQTTGQLTCLTDFTATAAEIVGVKLPDNAAEDSFSFLPVLLGESGKATRQSIIHHSINGSFALREGAWKLELCAGSGGWSDPRPGSPGEKGLPNTQLYNLESDIAEKTNVQDKNPEIVAKMTAQLEKIVANGRSTPGTPQQNAVEVVLRKPTPIAKAKKKAK; encoded by the coding sequence ATGAACCGACTCCTGGCCCTGCTTTGCCTCACCTTCGTCGCCGTCGCTGCTTCTGCGGCCGACAAACCGAACATCATCTTCATCCTCTGCGATGACCTCGGCACCGGCGACGTGAAATGCCTCAATCCCGAAGGCAAGATCGCCACGCCGCACATGGATCGTCTCGCGAAGGAGGGCATGATCTTCACCGACGCGCATTCCGGCTCCAGCGTCTGCACGCCGACGCGTTACGGCGTGATGACCGGCCGCTACGCCTGGCGCTCAAAGCTGCAAAGCGGCGTGCTCGGCGGTCTGAGCCCGCGTTTGATCGAGCAGGGGCGCCTGACCGTCGCCAGCATGCTCAAAGGGCTAGGCTACTCGACTCACTGCGTCGGCAAATGGCACCTCGGCATGGACTGGGTGCGCAAGGGCGATGTCACCGAACTTGGCATCGAATCAGAAGGCCAGGTGAACAACGTCGATTACACCCAGCCGATCACGAACGGCCCCACCAGCGTCGGCTTTGACACCTACTTCGGCATCAGCGCCTCGCTGGACATGGTGCCGTATTGCTTCATCGAAAACGACCGTGTGCCAGCGACTCCCACCGAGACGATGAAGCTCGCCATGAACGGCTCGGGCGGCAAGATGAGCTTCACCCGCGAAGGCCCCGGCTCCCCCGGTTTCCGTGGAGAAGATGTGCTGCCATCGTTCACGAAGCGTGCGCTGAAGATCATCGACGAGAAGTCCGCCGGAGCGAAGAAGGGCGCTCCCTTCTTCATCTACATGCCGCTGAACTCACCGCACACTCCGATCCTGCCGAGCGAGAAGTGGCAGGGCAAAAGCGGCCTCAGCCTCTACGCCGATTTCGTCATGGAAACCGACGACGCCATCGGCCAGATCATGCGCGCGACGGAAGAAGCTGGAATCGCCAAGGACACGCTCATCATCGTGACCAGCGACAACGGCTGCTCCCCGCAGGCGAACTTCCCCGAGCTTATCGCGAAGGGTCACAATCCCAGCGGCGTCATGCGCGGCCACAAGGCGGACATCTTTGATGGCGGCCATCGCGTGCCTTTCATCGCGCGCTGGCCCGCGAAGGTCAAAGGCGGCCAGACCACGGGCCAGTTGACCTGCCTCACCGATTTCACCGCCACCGCTGCTGAAATCGTGGGTGTCAAACTCCCCGACAACGCCGCTGAGGACAGCTTCAGCTTCCTACCAGTGTTGCTGGGCGAATCCGGCAAGGCCACACGTCAGAGCATCATCCATCATTCCATCAACGGCTCCTTTGCGTTGCGTGAAGGTGCGTGGAAACTTGAACTCTGCGCCGGTTCCGGCGGTTGGAGCGATCCGCGGCCCGGTTCGCCCGGCGAGAAAGGTCTGCCGAACACACAGCTCTACAATTTGGAGAGCGACATTGCCGAGAAGACCAACGTGCAGGACAAGAACCCCGAGATCGTCGCCAAGATGACCGCCCAGCTCGAAAAAATCGTCGCCAATGGCCGCAGCACGCCGGGGACGCCGCAGCAGAACGCGGTCGAGGTCGTGCTGCGCAAACCGACTCCCATCGCGAAGGCGAAGAAGAAGGCCAAGTGA
- a CDS encoding TIM barrel protein, translating to MSNSAPKLHNAMWPGLVGKGTGEGQEPPISLERMLDLSAAANVGGQKFEGIDYFLFLPHTNPEASDDELKKIADLIASKGFSVGSLVAPVWPGTVGDSAMGDDAQQEKFLSAVKMACRIAKIFNAHGVRKYGVIRIDSAEFGVAKWRENPKANTARIVDTFKKAARIAADSGERLAAEGEICWAGMHSWKDMLDVLEGVGMPNALGFQADLAHTYLYTLGYNAPEHALLKEGYSDAEFWAAYEQMTDKLRPWTIDFHVAQNDGTVHGAGSHDKTGKHCQADDPNGKLDITKASGYWLKDAAARGIQHICWDGCMFPNAVLETPDTWNKILAAMIKVRDAHGW from the coding sequence ATGAGCAACTCCGCACCCAAACTCCACAACGCGATGTGGCCCGGCCTCGTCGGCAAAGGCACAGGCGAAGGCCAGGAACCCCCGATCAGCCTTGAGCGCATGCTCGATCTCAGCGCCGCGGCCAATGTCGGCGGCCAGAAGTTCGAAGGCATCGACTACTTCCTCTTCCTCCCGCACACCAATCCCGAGGCCAGCGACGACGAACTCAAGAAGATCGCCGATCTCATCGCCAGCAAAGGCTTCAGCGTCGGCTCCCTCGTGGCTCCCGTGTGGCCCGGCACCGTCGGTGATTCCGCCATGGGCGACGACGCGCAGCAGGAGAAATTCCTCAGCGCCGTGAAAATGGCCTGCCGCATCGCCAAGATCTTCAATGCGCACGGCGTCCGCAAATACGGCGTCATCCGCATCGACTCCGCCGAGTTCGGCGTGGCCAAATGGCGCGAGAACCCGAAGGCGAACACCGCCCGCATCGTGGACACCTTCAAGAAGGCCGCCCGCATCGCCGCAGACAGTGGCGAGCGCCTTGCCGCCGAAGGTGAAATCTGCTGGGCCGGCATGCACTCCTGGAAAGACATGCTCGATGTCCTCGAAGGCGTCGGCATGCCGAACGCGCTCGGCTTCCAGGCCGACCTCGCCCACACCTACCTCTACACCCTCGGTTACAACGCACCCGAGCATGCTCTTCTCAAAGAAGGCTACAGCGACGCCGAGTTTTGGGCCGCCTACGAACAGATGACCGACAAGCTGCGTCCTTGGACCATCGACTTCCACGTCGCACAGAACGACGGCACCGTCCACGGTGCTGGTTCACACGACAAGACCGGCAAGCACTGCCAGGCGGACGATCCCAATGGCAAGCTCGACATCACCAAGGCCTCCGGCTACTGGCTCAAAGACGCCGCCGCCCGTGGCATCCAGCACATCTGCTGGGATGGCTGCATGTTCCCGAACGCCGTGCTCGAAACGCCGGACACCTGGAACAAGATCCTCGCCGCGATGATCAAGGTGCGCGACGCACACGGCTGGTAA
- a CDS encoding L,D-transpeptidase family protein: protein MHRLLVMLLVLASCARMPAPATLPPEIAAVLPASCQQVLLVTAADDKTTAAELRMLQRTTANAWKSFSTAIPVRVGRHGLAWGLGEPALPAPTGFRLKQEGDGCAPAGIFRITQAFGSESKPNWIKLPYIRCTSHHFGIDDVRSRHYNQIVDDREVACDWTSPETMVPSGGCYQLGAVIAHNPQNLPGRGSCIFLHIWQGESVPTSGCTAMRESDLRSILMWLDPEKDPRLVQLVRNPE from the coding sequence ATGCATCGCCTGCTTGTCATGCTCCTCGTGCTCGCCTCCTGTGCGCGCATGCCCGCCCCAGCCACGCTGCCACCGGAGATCGCCGCTGTTTTGCCCGCAAGCTGTCAGCAGGTGCTCTTGGTCACTGCCGCCGACGACAAGACCACGGCTGCGGAGCTCCGCATGCTTCAACGCACCACGGCGAATGCCTGGAAGAGCTTCAGCACGGCCATTCCCGTTCGCGTCGGGCGCCATGGTCTCGCCTGGGGACTTGGCGAGCCCGCTTTGCCTGCGCCTACCGGATTTCGCCTCAAACAAGAAGGAGATGGCTGCGCTCCAGCGGGCATCTTCCGCATCACGCAGGCCTTCGGCTCCGAATCGAAGCCGAACTGGATCAAACTGCCCTACATCCGCTGCACCTCGCATCATTTCGGCATCGACGATGTGCGTTCGCGTCATTACAACCAGATCGTCGATGATCGTGAGGTTGCCTGCGACTGGACCAGTCCCGAAACGATGGTGCCCAGCGGCGGCTGTTACCAGCTCGGGGCTGTGATCGCTCACAATCCACAAAACCTGCCCGGACGCGGCTCCTGCATCTTCCTTCACATCTGGCAGGGCGAAAGCGTCCCCACCTCCGGCTGTACGGCGATGCGCGAGAGCGATCTTCGCTCCATTCTCATGTGGCTGGATCCCGAAAAAGATCCACGGCTCGTGCAACTGGTGCGAAACCCGGAATGA
- a CDS encoding NAD(P)H-dependent oxidoreductase, giving the protein MTPTELLAALNWRYATKVFDSTKKIPADIWAALEESLVLTPSSYGLQPWKFLIIQDKDLREQLVPHSWRQRQVADCSHLVVMATKRTMTEADIDANLIRIAEVRGGTPDALAGFRRMLIGDVVTGERSQYITVWAKMQAYIALGQFMASCALLGIDTCPMEGFVAERYDEILGLEAQGLTTAVLCPVGYRHADDRYASLPKVRFKSNDVIEHR; this is encoded by the coding sequence ATGACTCCCACCGAACTCCTCGCCGCCTTGAACTGGCGCTATGCCACCAAGGTCTTCGATTCCACGAAGAAAATCCCTGCCGACATCTGGGCCGCTTTGGAGGAGTCGCTCGTGCTCACGCCCTCCAGCTATGGCCTGCAACCATGGAAGTTTCTCATCATTCAGGACAAGGATCTGCGTGAACAACTCGTGCCGCATTCCTGGCGGCAGCGTCAGGTCGCCGATTGCTCGCATCTCGTCGTCATGGCCACGAAACGCACCATGACCGAGGCCGACATCGACGCGAACCTCATCCGCATCGCCGAAGTGCGCGGCGGCACGCCGGATGCGCTCGCCGGTTTTCGCAGGATGCTCATTGGCGATGTCGTCACCGGCGAACGCAGCCAATACATCACCGTCTGGGCCAAGATGCAGGCCTATATCGCCCTCGGCCAGTTCATGGCGTCCTGCGCCCTGCTCGGCATCGACACCTGCCCGATGGAAGGATTCGTTGCCGAAAGATACGACGAAATCCTCGGCCTCGAAGCCCAGGGCCTCACCACCGCCGTCCTCTGCCCCGTTGGTTATCGCCATGCCGATGACCGCTACGCATCACTGCCGAAAGTGCGCTTCAAGAGCAACGATGTGATCGAACATCGCTGA
- a CDS encoding DUF4339 domain-containing protein, producing MHALYYIAKGQKTLGPCSKDDLRNFLAYGSIKDSDLVKREDDEQWRPVSTLLELHAEGQVSADGLTVRPSRRRVARYRDYTRVPYSQRGGAVLRRMILGFLLFPPLLWWAAVSLYSDHIFRRKKDENGYLRVWGRWVEVLVTLMIIINAVAWWAGITYASWILGPGLNELMKGLGEAGDVIKGLFNDMSMK from the coding sequence GTGCATGCTCTGTATTACATCGCCAAAGGCCAGAAGACTCTGGGGCCCTGCTCCAAGGATGATCTGCGCAATTTCCTCGCGTATGGATCGATCAAGGACAGCGATCTGGTGAAACGCGAGGATGATGAACAGTGGCGGCCGGTTTCCACGCTGCTGGAACTGCATGCCGAGGGGCAAGTTTCAGCCGACGGTCTCACCGTGCGGCCTTCACGTCGGCGTGTGGCACGCTACCGTGATTACACCCGCGTGCCTTACAGCCAGCGCGGCGGCGCTGTGCTGCGGCGCATGATCTTGGGCTTCTTGCTTTTTCCGCCGTTGCTGTGGTGGGCGGCGGTGTCGTTGTACTCGGACCATATCTTCCGCCGTAAGAAGGACGAAAACGGCTATCTTAGAGTCTGGGGCCGCTGGGTGGAGGTGCTGGTGACCCTCATGATCATCATCAACGCCGTCGCGTGGTGGGCGGGCATCACTTATGCCTCGTGGATTCTTGGTCCGGGTCTGAATGAGCTGATGAAAGGCCTGGGCGAGGCTGGGGATGTGATCAAGGGCCTCTTCAACGACATGTCCATGAAGTGA
- a CDS encoding DUF1549 domain-containing protein produces MKATLLIPIIAAVCLASTLAAAQPDTAASKQIDALLAQSWQKQKITPNPLVGEATFLRRVYLTVVGRIPTLDEAKAFHASQAPDKRAKLIDCLLASDGYVQHAFNYWADVLRAQSQGVGGSTTAQQYLNFIRESLRTNKPWDQMARELVSSEGTCFDTGAIGYYMRDRGMPLDNLSNTTRIFLGTRMECAQCHDHPFDKWTQKQFFEMAAFTHNMSATSYRSKGNDEVQKMMRADKSLDSQSRDLMRQALNEAFRPLRDTLVVQNKGAMRLPHDYKYSDAKPKDVVQAAVMFGKPVTLKKESNTIGEFGQWLTSAENPRFTTIIANRLWKRVFGAGIYEQVDEMMDNSVASNPELMRYLEKQMVAQKYDMKAYLRMLLNTQAFARESTKEISPGVPYYFQGPVFRRMTAEQVWDSLVALVSPDPEQPNWSAREREKRDLENRRRLSQILDQTEAPLLFEASKAVADAMREQNKEFDALRKELDEARAKDDKEKARDIQRRLGQSQRILRENVSKHFYAAAKKSGNEKIQAELAAVSGGGSMDMAMMSLMEDTRVDAKDMPLDPKLLKRIKADEQVLGIKDPKSAKSYETYQKTLHQTWSRAAEQPSPAPRGHFLREFGQSDREIIENASDEASVPQALTMMNGSLLGQITGAWSTLSINLRKAATNEEKINTFFLSLYSRPPSAKEKTQMLQTLESYASNKNLWEDITLAALSTQRFIFVE; encoded by the coding sequence ATGAAAGCCACGCTGCTCATCCCGATCATCGCCGCCGTCTGCCTCGCCTCCACTCTTGCAGCGGCGCAGCCAGACACCGCCGCCTCGAAGCAAATCGATGCCCTGCTTGCTCAAAGCTGGCAGAAGCAGAAGATCACGCCGAATCCACTGGTGGGTGAAGCCACGTTCCTGCGCCGTGTTTATCTCACGGTCGTGGGCCGCATCCCGACGCTGGACGAGGCGAAGGCCTTCCACGCCTCACAGGCTCCCGACAAACGTGCGAAGCTCATCGACTGCCTGCTGGCAAGCGACGGTTATGTGCAGCACGCCTTCAACTACTGGGCCGATGTGCTCCGTGCACAGAGTCAGGGCGTGGGTGGCAGCACCACGGCGCAGCAGTACCTGAACTTCATCCGTGAATCCCTGCGCACGAACAAGCCATGGGACCAAATGGCCCGCGAACTGGTCTCCAGCGAGGGCACTTGCTTCGACACGGGCGCCATCGGCTACTACATGCGCGACCGCGGCATGCCGCTCGACAATTTGTCCAACACCACGCGCATCTTCCTTGGCACGCGCATGGAGTGCGCTCAGTGCCACGATCATCCCTTCGACAAGTGGACGCAGAAGCAGTTCTTCGAGATGGCGGCCTTCACCCACAACATGAGCGCCACCAGCTACCGCTCGAAGGGCAACGACGAGGTGCAGAAAATGATGCGTGCCGACAAGTCGCTCGACAGCCAGTCACGTGATCTCATGCGCCAGGCGCTCAATGAGGCCTTCCGTCCGCTGCGTGACACGCTCGTGGTGCAGAACAAAGGCGCCATGCGCCTGCCGCACGATTACAAATACTCCGACGCGAAGCCGAAGGATGTCGTGCAGGCTGCCGTGATGTTTGGCAAGCCGGTGACGCTGAAGAAAGAGTCGAACACCATCGGTGAATTTGGCCAATGGCTCACTTCCGCCGAGAATCCTCGCTTCACCACGATCATCGCGAACCGCCTGTGGAAGCGTGTCTTCGGCGCGGGCATCTATGAGCAGGTCGATGAGATGATGGACAACAGCGTGGCCTCGAATCCTGAGCTGATGCGTTATTTGGAGAAGCAGATGGTGGCGCAGAAGTATGACATGAAGGCCTACTTGCGCATGCTGCTGAACACGCAGGCCTTCGCCCGCGAAAGCACCAAGGAAATCAGTCCCGGTGTGCCTTACTATTTCCAAGGGCCTGTTTTCCGCCGCATGACCGCCGAGCAGGTGTGGGACTCGCTCGTCGCCCTCGTCAGCCCTGATCCTGAGCAGCCGAACTGGAGCGCCCGCGAGCGCGAGAAGCGCGATCTCGAAAACCGCCGTCGTCTGTCCCAGATTCTCGACCAGACCGAGGCTCCGTTGCTCTTTGAGGCCTCGAAGGCTGTCGCCGATGCCATGCGCGAGCAGAACAAAGAGTTCGATGCCCTGCGCAAGGAACTCGACGAGGCCCGTGCCAAGGACGACAAGGAAAAAGCCCGCGACATTCAGCGCCGCCTCGGACAGAGCCAGCGCATCCTGCGCGAGAACGTCTCCAAGCACTTCTACGCTGCCGCGAAGAAGTCTGGCAATGAGAAGATCCAGGCCGAACTGGCAGCGGTGAGCGGTGGTGGCTCGATGGACATGGCGATGATGAGCCTGATGGAGGACACGCGTGTCGATGCCAAAGACATGCCGCTCGATCCCAAGCTCCTGAAACGCATCAAGGCCGATGAGCAGGTGCTCGGCATCAAAGACCCGAAGAGCGCCAAGAGCTACGAAACTTACCAGAAGACGCTGCATCAGACTTGGAGCCGCGCTGCTGAACAGCCGTCGCCCGCCCCACGCGGCCACTTCCTGCGTGAGTTTGGCCAGAGCGACCGCGAGATCATCGAAAACGCCAGTGACGAGGCCAGCGTGCCGCAGGCGCTCACGATGATGAATGGTTCACTCTTGGGGCAGATCACTGGTGCATGGTCTACGCTCAGCATCAACCTCCGCAAGGCAGCGACCAACGAGGAAAAGATCAACACCTTCTTCCTCAGCCTCTACTCCCGCCCGCCAAGCGCGAAGGAAAAGACGCAGATGCTGCAAACCCTCGAATCCTACGCCTCCAACAAAAACCTCTGGGAAGACATCACCCTCGCCGCGCTCAGCACACAGCGCTTCATCTTTGTCGAGTAG
- a CDS encoding DUF1501 domain-containing protein: MNSELTRRSVMTRMAQGCLGVGLLPSMEHLFSGKALAVGEGAAVAKQAATARNVIFLYMTGGQSHLDTWDPKPDNKEVAGPVKAIKTSADGVQISEYLPRMTKQMHHACVINSMATNTAAHEQANYFMHTSFGLRSTIKHPGMGAWLSFYQGSGNPALPAYVYVGNDSRHPGAGFFAKKHGPLMVNNPEAGLQNVRPQKGVTDERFALRREMAGALDAEFQGKWETRNVKAYSDMYDDAVKLMKSEDLVAFDLTKEPDDLRQAYGRDTFGQGCLLARRLVEHGVRFIEVSFGSWDTHVANFINTPRLCDTLDTALAALVTDLERRGMLDSTMIVVSSEFGRTPKINQNQGRDHYPIFSSVIIGGGIKGGMKYGATTPDGAGIAADKVGPPDLNATIGYALGLPLDQVIFSPSKRPFTVADKGQPLTHLFA, encoded by the coding sequence ATGAACTCCGAACTTACCCGCCGCTCCGTGATGACCCGCATGGCCCAAGGCTGCCTTGGCGTCGGCCTGCTGCCTTCGATGGAGCATCTGTTCTCCGGCAAAGCCCTGGCCGTTGGCGAAGGGGCCGCTGTGGCGAAACAGGCGGCCACCGCGCGCAATGTCATCTTTCTCTACATGACCGGCGGCCAGAGCCATCTGGACACCTGGGATCCGAAGCCCGACAACAAGGAAGTCGCCGGGCCGGTGAAGGCCATCAAGACGAGCGCCGATGGCGTGCAGATCAGCGAATACCTGCCGCGCATGACCAAACAGATGCATCACGCCTGCGTGATCAACTCCATGGCCACCAACACCGCCGCGCACGAGCAGGCGAACTACTTCATGCACACCAGCTTCGGCCTGCGCAGCACGATCAAGCACCCAGGCATGGGCGCGTGGCTGAGTTTCTATCAGGGCAGCGGCAATCCGGCGCTCCCGGCCTATGTGTATGTCGGAAACGACAGCCGCCATCCCGGCGCGGGCTTCTTTGCGAAGAAGCATGGTCCGCTCATGGTCAACAATCCCGAGGCCGGGCTGCAAAACGTGCGCCCGCAGAAAGGCGTGACCGATGAACGCTTCGCCTTGCGTCGTGAAATGGCCGGGGCGCTCGACGCCGAGTTTCAGGGCAAGTGGGAGACGCGCAACGTCAAAGCCTACTCCGACATGTATGACGACGCGGTCAAACTCATGAAAAGCGAGGATCTCGTGGCCTTCGATCTCACCAAGGAGCCGGATGACCTGCGCCAGGCCTATGGTCGCGATACCTTCGGCCAAGGCTGTCTGCTGGCGCGTCGTCTCGTCGAACACGGTGTGCGCTTCATTGAGGTCAGTTTTGGCAGTTGGGACACGCATGTGGCGAATTTCATCAACACACCGCGTCTCTGTGACACGCTCGACACCGCACTGGCAGCGCTCGTCACCGATCTGGAGCGCCGGGGCATGCTCGACAGCACCATGATCGTGGTCAGCTCCGAGTTTGGCCGCACGCCGAAGATCAATCAGAACCAGGGCCGTGATCATTATCCGATCTTCAGTTCAGTCATCATCGGCGGCGGCATCAAGGGAGGCATGAAATATGGTGCCACCACTCCTGATGGCGCAGGCATTGCCGCTGACAAAGTCGGACCGCCTGATTTGAACGCCACCATCGGCTATGCTCTCGGTCTTCCACTCGATCAGGTGATCTTCTCACCCAGCAAGCGTCCGTTCACTGTCGCCGACAAAGGGCAGCCGCTGACGCATCTGTTTGCATAA